cagtcacattcctgaaccaataagaacaaagctttaGGCTAAGGATCCCCCTACTCCCTTCTTTTAACTTTACCTTAACTGGATCATaacatttcaattaaataaaaacacaaacacatgaatagtggcaaaatctgtggaggtcacgttctttatttacaaattcacaaaaggaCTAGGCACCCCTGACCCacagctgcggctcctatcatTTCCTCTGGGCCTCCGCCCATACCTTTACCGACTTACAGGGAGCAGAGATTCAGGGCAAAACGCACTCTGTGACCTACGGTTACCCATCCTCTTGCTCCCTATCATGTGCAATAGTGGCGCTAACCCAGCCTCTCAGCTGaactcagacaagaccgtgcagtctcAGTCTGATCCACGCTAGTGACTCTccaagggtaggcctgcactgtaaaTCTCACCATTTCCGGAGCCGTGCTGACGCCACCCACTGGAAAAAATAGGGAAGGGTGCCTACTATCCTTTTTCCATGGCCCACCTATCTGGCCCGTGACCTCCACCATTCCTCCACAAAATTACCaatgtttttcaaaaacaaatcCAAACCCTCTCGCGATAAATGCACTCTATCGTATCTATAAAGACCTTTTTGCTTGTATTTTATATTCTCATGCCTTATTATCCCGTTACCGGAGGAATACATGATTTTGTGCATGGCTCTGTTTACTTTCTTCCTTGCTTTCTCCACACCTTTAGGGTCAATTGCTCCTCTCCATTCTCCCCTTTGTATAATGTCCGACCATGCTATCTTCCCCACCTTCGGGTTTCCTATCACCTCCTCCATATCTTTTCTCATGGCCTCTATCAGTGCTGGAGTCTTTCCTACTGTCAAGTCATTTCCTCCTGCATGTATCACTAGCAGATCAACAAATTCACATTGCCGGAGGGTAGAGACCAACCTACCTTTCAATTGTTCCCACCTCATACCTCTCCAGCCCAACCATGCAGTCTTCATGTTTTCCTCCGGTAACCCCCATTCTTGCCCTGCTGCATGTCTGCTTGCCCAATAAACAAATGAATGGCCTATGATCACGATTCTGCAAGGAGTTGTACCCCCTGCTGAAAAACACGAAATAACAGACATCAACCAGTTATACTCCTACTCCTTCCCTTTTACCTGTCGAATATATTTCTTAAACACTCTCGACCTCCATCTCCCTAGTTCTTTTATTCTTTCCTCCTTATCTCCTCTCATTGCGGCCTCCGTTGCCGCCCCTATCCTGAAAGAATGCGACCCGAACTTACTTGGGTCCCACCCATTGGCCACCACTGCCTTCTTTAACACTTGGCAAAACTGAAAAGCTGAAATAGGAGATAAATCCTCGTGTATCAAAAACCACTGAAATCCCGCTGGCCTTACTCTCATGTACTCTTTTACTGCTCTCACTGGGCACGCTACCCCTTCTGTTTTTTCAATCCTAACCCATTTTCCCCTGCCCAACTGATCCGTTTTTGACTTAGCAATGTATACTAAAACCCCTTCCTCCTGTACCAAAACATGCTTAAGCATTAACCCCTTCCCCAGTGTCTTCTTAGAAGGAGGCACTAGTTCACTTATCCTAAATGCCCCCCCAAATGCTAACGCAAAAGTTGCTCTAAACAATATACACTCAAATTTGTTCAAACAAACTGTTTCTAATGACCTCAATATCAGCTGTAACCTACTCTCTATTATTGGTTCCCTTTTATCTACTCTTGTTCCTTCCATCCTTGCCCAtcctttcattatttttcttactACTGGGGAATGCGTTATGTCTATCTTCCCGTGCGCTATAGAAAAATGAGCAATTGCTGCTAATGCTGTACTTGCCCCCGCTTTTGACCTTCCTTCTTTTCTTAACTCTGTTAGAAATGCTAACAATACATTCACATTTTCGTCGTTCTTACCATCCTTGCAGAATAGCTGCCATCTTTCCCATTCCCTTTTGTAGGTAGAAACAGTTTTTTCTGATACCGACCTTTCAAATAGATCTTCTAGGATTGGGTCACCAACTGCCACAGATTATCAGGGCATGCATGAGCTATTTTTGACGCATTCGGTGCCAGTTTAAAGAAAATATCCCACTTTTCCCTTGACAGTGCATCTGCTAATGTATTTTGCACCCCTGGGACATGCTGTGCtctaaaagatatattaaatttCATGCACACCAGCACCAAATGCCTCAATAAGCGAATAACAGGCATGGAATCTGACGACAAGTTGTTTACCGCATAAACTACTCCCATATTATCAGAAAGAAACTTAATTGCCTTATTTTCCAACTCTTTCGACCATAATTCTAACGCTACCAAAATGGGGAATAATTCCAGCAAAGTTACGTTTTTTGTCAAACCGCTCTCCTGCCAAGCCCGCGGCCACCTTGCCGCACACCATTGCCCTGCCAAGTAAGCACCAAATCCAATACTGCCTGCCGCATCCGTAAGCAACTTTATTTCCTGATTAGCCTGAACCTCCTTTCTCCAAAAAcgaattccattaaatttctctaaGAAACTATCCCATACGACCAAATCTTCCCTCAACTCCTTTGTAACCCTTATTTTGTGAAAAGGCTTCTTAACTCCTGCTGTAGATTTCTCTAGCCTCCTATTAAAAACACGACCCATTGGTATGATCCTACAGGCGAAGTTCAACAAGCCCAGGACCTTCTGCATGTCCCTCAAGGCTACCTTATTTGCCGATAACACCTTCCTGACCTCCTGTCTCATCTTTTCAACCTTGTCCTTAGGCAACCTGCACACTTTAGCCTCTGTGTCTATTTCAATTCCCAAATACATCAGTCTTGTGGTTGGCTCTACTGTTTTTTCCTCCGCCACAGGCACTCCCAGCTCCCTTAGCAACTGCAAAAATATCCTCAAATTATTCTTACAGATATCAGATTTGCTAGGTCCCATaatcaagaaatcatccaaataaTGTGCTGTAGctcctttccttgtccttctaTCCAATTCCCAATGCAAGTACGTGCTAAACATCTCAAAATAAGAGCAAGAAATGGCACAACCCATTGGCAAGCAAAGGTCAACATAAAATTCTCCTTGAAAACAACAACCGGTTAATTTAAAGCTGTCTGGATGCAAAGGTAACAACCTGAATGCAGATTCAATATCCACTTTTGCTAACAATGCCCCTCCCCCTAACTTCTTCACTTCCTCCAATGCCTCATCAAATGATTGATATTGTACCCTACACTGTTCCTTATCCAAAGCATCATTAACCGATCCCCCTTCTGGGTATGACAAATGTTGTATCATTCTGAACTTCCCTGTCTCCTTTTTCGGTACTATTCCCAATGGTGACACCACCAAATCTGCAATAGGCTTCTCCCTAAATGGGCCTGCCATCCTACCCAAGCCCACTTCCTTCTCTATCTTTTGTTTCAGTGCCTCTGGATGATTACTAGctgatttcacattttttactttctcgtttggcggggggggggggttaacactGGTATCCTAAAACCTTCTATAAAACCTTTTTCCAAAAATTCTGCTGTCTTCCTGTCTGGATAATTTGCCAAAGCCTCACTTAGCCTTTCCGTCTGAATTGGCGTTTCCGCTCTTCTGTGTAGCTGCTCGAAAAGGCTGCCTAAATCCCTGATTATCCCCCTTCTTCAAACAATCACCTACCACATGCGAAGCTCCACATGATAAACATGCATGCTTAAATTTGCACGCAAATCCCCTACTACATCTCCTCTCATTGTACGCAAAACATACATTCCTCTGTTTAACTGCGGATCCCACTTTGACACTGCCAACTGCGTTACCTTCCCTGGACACCCATCTAGTCCACAAATCAATatccttctgcccaaaagacaaCATCTTACAACTGACCATTTTCTTCCTAAAAGCTCTGTCATAATCAAACCAGGATGACCCCttgtaaaacaaatatgtatCCACTAtcatatccatatattttatcaCGTTCAAGCACTGCTCTGGTTGCTTCTTTAAATACACACTAGAAAAAACGAAAAACCCTTTCAACCAATCAAAAATAGACTTCTTTCTGcccttttcaactgttttttcgCCTTCTTCTTTGGACTGTACTGCCTCCCTCGTTATATCATATATATCCACAAATTTCCCTGCTTCTATATTTCTCACTACCTTTCTTGGCAAATGAGCAGATGTGTCCGTTAAAGCACAAGCATAAGTGTCTGCTGCCCCCATAACCGAACCTACTACTCCGCTTTCTTGTACTATCTTCCCCCCCATAGTCTTTCTAAAATACCGCTTCATGACTGCTAAAAATTTCTCACTCTCTGTCCCATTCTCTGAGTCATCTGAATCTGTTTCagaatcaaaaacattttgctcattcaACTCACCAACAGATGCATCTCTGACCCCTCCTGCCGCTCTTACTTCCTGTGAAACCGCCACCTCCTTCTGTGCCGCTTGCCCCGTTCCACTTCTATGTCTCTGAGAAGGTCCGGCTTCTTCCATCCTCATTTCTTTTTCCTTCCTCCATTGCCGCCAGCTCTCCTCCTCTTCTCTATTTCTGAAATAGAAACTCGGCATCCCATTACCATTGTGCCTATAATCCTCCCACTGACTAGACCTCCCCCCCCTCACCCATTGCCTGCTTATGGGAAAAAATTGCATGTTATTAGCATATGCCTGTTCATCATgcccaccataaaaatcatactCCCTTTCCCACCCCCCAAAGCCATAACCATCCCTGGCTGGGGCCATTTCGCGGAACATTGGGACTGGCCCCCCCCCGAAACCCCCGTTGCCCCCCAGTCTGCTCCCCCTGAGCCTGGAGCTCCCCCCCCCTCTAGCTGCTGGCCCCATCCTACTGTGGGCAATGCTGCTGCTGGTGGTTGCTGCCTCCATCCCCCATTCCCCCTCGTCCCTAATGTACCCTCCCCAGCTGCAtccctccccctcctcctcccacTCGCAATCCCCTTCCTCAAATGCTGCCCCCTCCCTATGTGAGACGGTGTTGCCGAACTCAGTCTCCCTTATGTTGGGTCCTGACCAACCCTTTAAACCCTTAGGCCTACTGGGTGCCTTGTGCCTGCTATGGGCCGTGGTCCTGCTGGAGCACACCATCCTGCTGGGGGCCGTTTGCCTGCTGGGGTTTGTGGGCCTGCTGGTAGCCAGGGTACTACTAGTGGCCGTGGTACTGCTGAGGGCCGAGGGCCTGTTGGTAGGTATGGACCGAATGGGCTTTTTTGGCCTACTATGCAAGTTGGGCCTGCTGGATGGCTTGGGCCCCCTGGTCGGTTTGGGCCCGCTGGGTGATTTGGGCCCACCTGGGGGTTTGGGCCCGCCTAGGGGTTTGGGCCCGCCTAGGGGTTTGGGCCCGCCTAGGGGTTTGGGCCTGCCTAGGGGTTTGGGCTTACCCGGTAGGTTGGTTCTGCCTAACGGCTTGTGCCTGCTGAGGGGCTTTGTTCTGGGCTTACCCGGTTCCTCCCCCCCTCCATTTCCCGCTGCTCCGCCCCTCCCGTTCCCCGTtctttccacccccccccccgctgccaGGTCCCCCcctcccattcccccccccctgaACCCTCTTCAACACTCACCCGACCTTCGACCGAACTCTCACCGGGAACTCCTGCCTCCTCGCTGACTTGCCGCCGAATGCCAGCCGAATCTTCCTCACCGTCGCTTCCGTCGTCGAAATCCCGCTCCCAATCTCGCGATGTCTCGGCCGAACCGATCACTTCCGCATCTTCCCCGCTGGCGATCAGACGTCTCCTCTTCGGCTGGGAAATGGACGCTCTTCCACCGCTCTCTTCTCCTCTCAACGGCTCCCCTGCTACTCCTGTATCTTCCCGGAAAAACAACAGTTAATGCCCGCTCGCCTGCTCTGCTTCCCCTTTTAACCCCTAAACCACCCCCACGGCACTCCCCTCAGCTCCCTCCTCCCGCCCCCCTTTTTCCCGCCGAGACTTACTAGCCCATTGTTCTAGCCAAAAGGGGGGTGGGAGGGGTAGGAGTGAGGAGTGCCTCAAACCGTACAAACCAGGGGGAGGGGGCCCCAGCCTAACTTCATTCGGCCCCACTAAAGGGCCTCTTTCCCacattgccatatacaaacaagatgagaagtggccagctctgctccacatggctaaggcaaagtatctgacctgctatagagggcgccctctaatgtcccctgtgctgcatagtaataaacatgaacaaacctttcctaaaagagctgctgttaaacactacaggttcataaatggaagtttttacaaatggctgagaaatataatgctgcacttataatgattgtagagaaagaaaagtatgcaaaacataaatatgatcattttaagtgatatggctattcttattgtagtaacctgtttgtgtggccattttggttaagggcattcctgctgttttgccattattttatgactcactcctgttcctcttcctgtctaagctgagagcaataatgggacaggccacacccacctgccatcttctattaaatgtaccagaagttactgtgcttgtctggctgctttgcctgcctctcagagtcagttataagttttgtatatgatagttagactccaatgtctcctcctagctgtaatcttgcaccaattagcttgtagtagtctcttaataatgtgcttagctatagttcaactactacataatagatttagccagcgacttgggactgatcatgtgcatcgcacattgtgtatagtatgatgtgtaggttatatgaacaTCCACTCCTGAGtattgtgtgtaaacaaaaggcttcaggacttcaacttcacctcctttcgtgaattcgggtcttttcaccgcttcgggacttcagcttcgtcttttcggcacttccgcattcggtaatatgtgcaatggccgcacggcttgggcgctcttaaaggggacccggctctttgaaaaatgcagcacttatgggccccccttcaggcctggaacacttgtccccccctgctggcggccctggacatgcatgtgacatgggcgcagttgtgctctctgctctagtgttgtgccccccttgacccactctgatgtgaaagggttaagcactgggcaggtaaggggacggcatcattagagtcttttgttataaataaatataaagcattgtatagcttcttgcttctatataaatagattatgatcccctaaaattgcccctgcctaaatgacccccttttgtttacacacagtactcaggagtggctgctcatataacctacacatcatactatacagaatgcgtggtcatacctcccaacattttggtaataagtaaaaagagggacaaaaaaatttttgtcatgtagcgcggcaattttttttgaccacacccatttttgtggccacaccccataattaccatgttcattttacaaagtttggcaggttataaaagtttgaaaatatttctccttatctaaactgttaaaattacttatttttttatctcaaaattgttacaaagtatcttagttgcacctgttagctctactggcctctctgccaaaagccaattaagttagaaattttggacacaataaagatctttacaatttgaattggtgcctgctggaagtctgcatacattgagtgcctgctcctttttacatttcggtttgtccgccccctatgctgagggctcagggcagtgcacctgggccacttcccttacgtggtgagtaatttgtttaccacattgaaatacaatacagatgacttcttgtaagttagaaattttgtttctttttctggctgttcagtgcagagaaaagagggactttcca
The Xenopus laevis strain J_2021 chromosome 9_10S, Xenopus_laevis_v10.1, whole genome shotgun sequence DNA segment above includes these coding regions:
- the LOC121398827 gene encoding uncharacterized protein LOC121398827, whose amino-acid sequence is MFREMAPARDGYGFGGWEREYDFYGGHDEQAYANNMQFFPISRQWVRGGRSSQWEDYRHNGNGMPSFYFRNREEEESWRQWRKEKEMRMEEAGPSQRHRSGTGQAAQKEVAVSQEVRAAGGVRDASVAGGTTPCRIVIIGHSFVYWASRHAAGQEWGLPEENMKTAWLGWRGMRWEQLKGRLVSTLRQCEFVDLLVIHAGGNDLTVGKTPALIEAMRKDMEEVIGNPKVGKIAWSDIIQRGEWRGAIDPKGVEKARKKVNRAMHKIMYSSGNGIIRHENIKYKQKGLYRYDRVHLSREGLDLFLKNIGNFVEEWWRSRAR